From the genome of Pungitius pungitius chromosome 21, fPunPun2.1, whole genome shotgun sequence, one region includes:
- the LOC119212498 gene encoding urotensin-2 receptor, giving the protein MNKSVGLNASPPQPPRVGGSGTADHELVITSTFGTLLSVVYIVGVSGNVYTLVVMCHSIRFATSMYISIINLALADLLYLSTIPFVVSTYFLKDWYFGDVGCRILLGLDLLTMHASIFTLTVMCTERYLAVTKPLDTVRRSKSYRKALAWGVWLLSLVLAVPMMVMVTQTTKETPDGGVKRICASTWAPLVYKVYLTVLFGTSIMAPGLVIGYLYVKLARTYLESQRNSEISRGSKRSPKQKVLIMIFTIVLVFWACFLPFWIWQLLSLYRTEPLKLASQTRTCINYLVSSLTYSNSCINPFLYTLLTKNYREYLKNRHRSFYRYTSSFKQRPASLYSWGKSASSSNQFEFNSETLAMGAMK; this is encoded by the coding sequence ATGAACAAGTCTGTCGGTTTGAACGCGAGTCCGCCGCAGCCGCCGCGGGTCGGCGGCTCCGGGACCGCGGACCACGAGCTCGTCATCACCTCCACTTTCGGGACGCTCCTCTCCGTCGTCTACATCGTCGGCGTGTCGGGCAACGTGTACACGCTGGTGGTGATGTGCCACTCGATCCGCTTCGCCACCTCCATGTACATCTCCATCATCAACCTGGCTCTGGCGGACCTGCTGTACCTGTCCACCATACCGTTCGTGGTGTCCACCTACTTCCTGAAGGACTGGTACTTCGGGGACGTGGGCTGCCGCATCCTGCTCGGCCTGGACCTCCTCACCATGCACGCCAGCATCTTCACGCTGACCGTCATGTGCACGGAGCGCTACCTGGCCGTGACCAAGCCGCTGGACACGGTGAGGCGCTCCAAGAGTTACCGCAAAGCCCTGGCGTGGGGGGTCTGGCTGCTGTCGTTGGTGCTCGCGGTGCCCATGATGGTGATGGTCACGCAGACCACCAAGGAGACACCGGACGGGGGCGTGAAGCGGATATGCGCGTCGACCTGGGCGCCCCTGGTTTACAAAGTGTACCTGACCGTCCTGTTCGGCACCAGCATCATGGCGCCGGGGCTCGTCATCGGATACCTGTACGTGAAGTTGGCGCGCACGTACCTGGAGTCGCAGCGCAACTCCGAGATCAGCAGAGGCAGCAAACGGTCCCCCAAGCAGAAGGTGCTGATCATGATCTTCACCATCGTGCTGGTGTTCTGGGCGTGCTTCCTGCCGTTCTGGATCTGGCAGCTGCTGTCCTTGTACCGCACCGAGCCCCTGAAGCTGGCCTCGCAGACGCGCACGTGCATCAACTACCTGGTGTCGAGCCTCACGTACAGCAACAGCTGCATCAACCCGTTCCTGTACACGCTCCTCACCAAGAACTACCGAGAGTACCTGAAGAACCGGCACCGGAGCTTCTACCGGTACACGTCGTCGTTCAAGCAGCGGCCGGCCAGCCTCTACTCGTGGGGGAAGTCCGCGTCCTCAAGCAATCAGTTCGAGTTCAACTCCGAGACGCTTGCGATGGGGGCCATGAAGTGA